One segment of Eretmochelys imbricata isolate rEreImb1 chromosome 5, rEreImb1.hap1, whole genome shotgun sequence DNA contains the following:
- the DIMT1 gene encoding dimethyladenosine transferase isoform X2: protein MLEKVKKVIACELDTRLVGELQKRVQGTCLANKLEIKVGDVLKTDLPFFDTCVANLPYQISSPFVFKLLLHRPFFRCAILMFQREFALRLVAKPGNKLYCRLSINTQLLARVDHLMKVGRNNFKPPPKVESSVVRIEPKNPPPPINFQEWDGLVRIAFVRKNKTLSAAFKSSAVQQLLDQNYRIHCSIHNIEIPEDFKIAEKIQMVLKNTGFSEKRARSMDIDDFIRVLHGFNSEGIHFS from the exons ATGCTAGAGAAAGTTAAAAAG GTAATTGCTTGTGAACTTGACACACGACTTGTGGGTGAACTTCAGAAGAGAGTCCAGGGCAC ATGCCTAGCAAATAAACTAGAAATAAAGGTTGGAGATGTGTTGAAAACTGACTTACCATTCTTTGATACGTGTGTGGCTAACTTGCCTTATCAG ATTTCTTCACCTTTTGTTTTCAAGCTGTTGCTACATAGACCTTTTTTCAG GTGTGCAATACTTATGTTTCAGAGAGAATTTGCTCTTCGTTTGGTTGCAAAACCAGGAAATAAACTATACTGCAGACTTTCAATTAACACTCAGTTATTAGCCCGTGTGGATCATCTAATGAAA GTTGGAAGGAATAATTTCAAGCCTCCACCCAAAGTTGAATCCAGTGTTGTCAGAATAGAGCCAAAGAACCCTCCACCACCTATTAATTTTCAG GAATGGGATGGTCTAGTAAGGATAGCCTTTGTCAGGAAAAACAAGACACTTTCTGCAGCATTTAA ATCAAGTGcggtgcagcagctgctggatcAGAATTATCGAATTCACTGTTCTATACATAACATT GAAATACCAGAAGATTTCAAAATTGCAGAGAAAATACAGATGGTTCTAAAAAATACAGGTTTCTCTGAAAAACGGGCTCGCTCAATGGATATAGATGACTTCATTAG AGTGCTGCATGGCTTCAATTCAGAAGGCATCCATTTTTCATAA
- the DIMT1 gene encoding dimethyladenosine transferase isoform X1, which yields MPKVKAEKRCRPQRREGQGPGIMFNTGIGQHILKNPLIVNNIIEKAALRPTDVVLEVGPGTGNLTVKMLEKVKKVIACELDTRLVGELQKRVQGTCLANKLEIKVGDVLKTDLPFFDTCVANLPYQISSPFVFKLLLHRPFFRCAILMFQREFALRLVAKPGNKLYCRLSINTQLLARVDHLMKVGRNNFKPPPKVESSVVRIEPKNPPPPINFQEWDGLVRIAFVRKNKTLSAAFKSSAVQQLLDQNYRIHCSIHNIEIPEDFKIAEKIQMVLKNTGFSEKRARSMDIDDFIRVLHGFNSEGIHFS from the exons ATGCCGAAAGTCAAGGCGGAGAAGCGGTGCCGGCCGCAGCGCCGCGAGGGCCAGGGCCCAG GTATCATGTTCAATACTGGAATTGGCCAGCACATCCTGAAAAATCCCCTCATTGTTAACAACATTATAGAGAAG GCTGCCTTACGGCCCACAGATGTTGTCCTTGAAGTAGGACCTGGAACTGGTAACCTGACAGTAAAAATGCTAGAGAAAGTTAAAAAG GTAATTGCTTGTGAACTTGACACACGACTTGTGGGTGAACTTCAGAAGAGAGTCCAGGGCAC ATGCCTAGCAAATAAACTAGAAATAAAGGTTGGAGATGTGTTGAAAACTGACTTACCATTCTTTGATACGTGTGTGGCTAACTTGCCTTATCAG ATTTCTTCACCTTTTGTTTTCAAGCTGTTGCTACATAGACCTTTTTTCAG GTGTGCAATACTTATGTTTCAGAGAGAATTTGCTCTTCGTTTGGTTGCAAAACCAGGAAATAAACTATACTGCAGACTTTCAATTAACACTCAGTTATTAGCCCGTGTGGATCATCTAATGAAA GTTGGAAGGAATAATTTCAAGCCTCCACCCAAAGTTGAATCCAGTGTTGTCAGAATAGAGCCAAAGAACCCTCCACCACCTATTAATTTTCAG GAATGGGATGGTCTAGTAAGGATAGCCTTTGTCAGGAAAAACAAGACACTTTCTGCAGCATTTAA ATCAAGTGcggtgcagcagctgctggatcAGAATTATCGAATTCACTGTTCTATACATAACATT GAAATACCAGAAGATTTCAAAATTGCAGAGAAAATACAGATGGTTCTAAAAAATACAGGTTTCTCTGAAAAACGGGCTCGCTCAATGGATATAGATGACTTCATTAG AGTGCTGCATGGCTTCAATTCAGAAGGCATCCATTTTTCATAA